The following proteins are co-located in the Mycolicibacterium goodii genome:
- a CDS encoding ABC transporter permease, whose amino-acid sequence MALPAEPSSGLGLGRWLVQPLVCVAAVVGSLVYVEVADVSESERRALAIGNLLTLLREHMVISVAATILTCALAIPLGIALTRGSMRRYAKPIITLAGFGQAAPAIGLIALGAVLFGIGTVGAIAALTVYGALPIIANTVIGLDGLDRRLVEAARGMGMSSFSTLLKVELPLALRVIVAGVRTALVLIVGTASLAAFTGGGGLGQLITVGIRLQQTTTLVVGAILVASLALFIDWLARVVEMLAAPKGLG is encoded by the coding sequence CTGGCGTTGCCTGCCGAGCCCTCGTCCGGGCTGGGTCTGGGACGCTGGCTGGTCCAACCGCTGGTCTGCGTCGCCGCGGTGGTCGGTTCGCTGGTGTACGTCGAGGTGGCCGACGTCTCCGAGTCCGAGCGACGGGCGTTGGCCATCGGCAACCTGCTGACCCTGCTCCGCGAGCACATGGTGATCAGCGTCGCCGCAACGATTCTCACATGTGCGCTGGCGATCCCGCTCGGCATCGCGCTGACGCGGGGGTCGATGCGACGCTATGCGAAACCGATCATCACCCTGGCGGGTTTCGGTCAGGCCGCACCCGCGATCGGGCTCATCGCCCTGGGCGCGGTGCTGTTCGGCATCGGCACCGTCGGGGCGATCGCCGCGCTGACGGTGTACGGCGCGTTGCCGATCATCGCCAACACCGTGATCGGTCTCGACGGCCTCGACCGCCGACTCGTGGAAGCCGCACGCGGCATGGGGATGTCGTCGTTCTCGACCCTGCTCAAGGTGGAGTTGCCACTGGCGTTGCGCGTGATCGTCGCTGGCGTGCGCACCGCGCTGGTGCTCATCGTGGGCACCGCGTCGCTGGCCGCGTTCACCGGCGGCGGCGGGCTGGGACAGCTCATCACCGTCGGAATCCGGTTGCAGCAGACCACCACGCTGGTGGTGGGCGCGATCCTGGTCGCGTCGCTGGCGCTGTTCATCGACTGGCTGGCCCGCGTGGTCGAGATGCTCGCCGCGCCGAAGGGGCTGGGATGA
- the pgsA gene encoding phosphatidylinositol phosphate synthase, translating to MSNVYLMTRAAYVKLSRPVAKAALRAGLTPDIVTLVGTAASVIGALTLFPIGQLWWGALVVWFFVLADMLDGAMAREQGGGTRFGAVLDATCDRLGDGAVFAGLLWWAAFGLDSASLVVATLICLVTSQVISYIKARAEASGLRGDGGIIERPERLVIVLAGAGLSDLPFFPLPWALHVAMWVLAVASVVTLLQRVHAVRTSPGAMEPLHPAGGEKPETSEP from the coding sequence GTGAGCAATGTGTACCTGATGACCCGCGCGGCCTACGTGAAGCTGTCCCGGCCGGTGGCCAAGGCGGCCCTGCGGGCCGGGCTGACGCCCGACATCGTGACGCTCGTCGGCACCGCGGCATCGGTCATCGGGGCGTTGACGCTGTTCCCGATCGGCCAGCTGTGGTGGGGCGCGCTGGTCGTGTGGTTCTTCGTGCTCGCCGACATGCTCGACGGTGCGATGGCCCGCGAACAGGGCGGCGGCACCCGCTTCGGCGCCGTGCTCGACGCCACCTGTGACCGGCTCGGTGACGGTGCGGTGTTCGCCGGACTGCTGTGGTGGGCCGCGTTCGGCCTGGACAGCGCGTCACTCGTGGTCGCCACACTGATCTGCCTGGTCACCTCCCAGGTGATCTCCTACATCAAGGCCAGAGCCGAGGCCAGCGGGCTGCGCGGCGACGGCGGCATCATCGAGCGGCCCGAACGCCTGGTGATCGTGCTGGCCGGCGCCGGATTGTCGGATTTGCCGTTCTTCCCGTTGCCGTGGGCGCTGCACGTGGCGATGTGGGTGCTCGCGGTCGCCAGCGTCGTGACGCTGCTGCAGCGGGTGCACGCGGTGCGCACGTCGCCGGGCGCGATGGAACCGCTGCACCCGGCAGGCGGCGAGAAACCCGAGACGAGCGAACCGTGA
- a CDS encoding TIGR02611 family protein → MNVSESLSKVKRRWARQRDRLRDRPLANFVYRIVIGVVGAVVLAAGIVAIPYPGPGWAIVFLGLAILATEFRFAKVALHFVKERYDAVMEWFSRQHIAVKALSAGFTTAIVVATLWGLGALYWAGGLVGFEPSWLKSPVGIGS, encoded by the coding sequence ATGAACGTCTCCGAGAGCCTGTCGAAGGTCAAACGACGCTGGGCGCGTCAGCGTGACCGACTGCGCGACCGGCCGCTGGCCAACTTCGTCTACCGGATCGTCATCGGCGTCGTCGGCGCGGTCGTGCTCGCGGCGGGCATCGTTGCCATCCCGTATCCGGGACCGGGCTGGGCCATTGTGTTCCTCGGCCTGGCCATCCTCGCCACCGAGTTCCGGTTCGCCAAGGTCGCGCTGCACTTCGTCAAGGAGCGCTACGACGCGGTCATGGAATGGTTCTCGCGGCAGCACATCGCCGTCAAGGCGCTGAGCGCGGGGTTCACCACCGCCATCGTGGTCGCCACCCTGTGGGGGCTCGGCGCGTTGTACTGGGCGGGCGGCCTGGTCGGATTCGAACCGTCCTGGCTCAAGAGCCCGGTCGGTATCGGCTCGTAG
- a CDS encoding PaaI family thioesterase → MAPQTSPETSPAIETAGKHPGGGFNPPKPTTRGGPDYGRFIEAVRTLQDHARAADAPDEVFTEAAGLIEKVSALLAPYDADEWTSPSGRRLDLPNRGNVSAVPVHLQVEDDRIAGTAYFRRFHLGRNGAVHGGALSLMFDSLLGFTAAKLTRSPYQRTAYLHVNYRKIAPIEKELQVDAGVDRIEGRKIFVTGRLCDGAEVLTEAEALFVRLKPGQP, encoded by the coding sequence GTGGCCCCACAGACCAGCCCAGAGACCAGCCCGGCGATCGAGACCGCGGGCAAGCACCCCGGCGGGGGATTCAACCCGCCGAAACCCACCACACGCGGGGGACCCGACTACGGCAGGTTCATCGAGGCGGTGCGGACCCTGCAGGACCACGCGAGGGCGGCCGACGCTCCCGACGAGGTGTTCACCGAGGCCGCGGGACTGATCGAGAAGGTGTCGGCGCTGCTCGCGCCGTATGACGCCGACGAATGGACTTCGCCGTCGGGCCGCCGGCTCGACCTGCCCAACCGGGGCAACGTGAGCGCAGTGCCGGTGCACCTGCAGGTCGAGGACGATCGGATCGCGGGGACCGCGTACTTCCGCCGGTTCCATCTCGGCCGTAACGGCGCCGTCCACGGGGGCGCGTTGTCGCTGATGTTCGATTCACTGCTGGGTTTCACGGCGGCCAAACTGACCCGCAGCCCGTATCAGCGCACCGCATATCTGCACGTCAACTACCGCAAGATCGCGCCGATCGAAAAGGAACTGCAGGTGGACGCCGGTGTCGACCGGATCGAGGGCCGCAAGATCTTCGTCACCGGCCGGCTCTGCGACGGAGCCGAGGTGCTCACCGAGGCCGAGGCGTTGTTCGTGCGGCTGAAACCGGGTCAGCCATGA
- a CDS encoding ABC transporter permease, with translation MSFVEFVTDRWAVLSFLAYQHMSLVVQTLLVATAAALLVGVLIYRSPWGRAVGNTLTSVGLTIPSYALLGVLVAVIGIGVLPSVIMLVFFGFLPILRNVLVGLGGVDSALVESARGMGMSRMTTLLRLEIPLAWPVIMTGVRVSAQMLMGVAAIAAYALGPGLGGYIFSGISRTGGANATNSIVAGTVGILILAIVLDTVLNVITRLTTPRGIRV, from the coding sequence ATGAGCTTCGTCGAGTTCGTCACGGACCGTTGGGCGGTCCTGTCGTTCCTCGCCTACCAGCACATGAGCCTGGTGGTGCAGACACTGCTGGTCGCCACGGCCGCGGCCCTGCTCGTCGGCGTGCTGATCTACCGCTCGCCGTGGGGCCGCGCGGTCGGCAACACGCTCACCTCGGTGGGTCTGACGATTCCGTCCTACGCGCTGCTCGGGGTCCTGGTCGCGGTCATCGGCATCGGGGTGCTGCCGTCGGTGATCATGCTGGTGTTCTTCGGGTTCCTGCCCATCCTGCGCAATGTCCTGGTGGGCCTCGGCGGTGTCGACAGCGCCCTCGTCGAGTCCGCGCGCGGCATGGGCATGAGCCGAATGACGACCCTGCTGCGCCTGGAGATCCCCCTGGCGTGGCCGGTGATCATGACCGGTGTGCGCGTGTCGGCGCAGATGTTGATGGGTGTCGCCGCGATCGCCGCGTACGCCCTCGGCCCCGGTCTCGGCGGCTACATCTTCTCCGGCATCTCGCGCACCGGCGGCGCCAACGCCACCAACTCGATCGTCGCGGGCACCGTCGGCATCCTCATCCTGGCCATCGTGTTGGACACCGTGCTCAACGTCATCACCCGCCTGACCACTCCGAGGGGGATTCGTGTCTGA
- the thrS gene encoding threonine--tRNA ligase: MTAVASSAPAAPIRVAAGTTAGAAVREAELPGRGAPDAIVVVRDADGRLRDLSWTPDTDVEVTPVAADTEDGRSVIRHSCAHVLAQAVQDLFPQAKLGIGPPITDGFYYDFDVAEPFTPEDLERLEKRMRQIIKDGQLFSRRVYESKDQAREELANEPYKLELVDDKSGDLQSSDEIMEIGGDELTAYDNLNARTKERVWGDLCRGPHIPTTRFIPAFKLTRSSAAYWRGNQNNASLQRIYGTAWESQEALDRHLELIEEAQRRDHRKLGVELDLFSFPDELGSGLPVFHPRGGVVRRELEDYSRRKHLEAGYEFVNTPHITKEQLYVTSGHLEWYADGMFPAMHIDAEYDADGEVRKPGQNYYLKPMNCPMHHLIFRSRGRSYRELPLRLFEFGSVYRYEKSGVVHGLTRVRGMTQDDAHIYATREQMRDELTRLLQFVLDLLSDYGLDDYYLELSTKDPEKYVGSDEIWDEATETLREVAEASGLDLVPDPGGAAFYGPKISVQVKDALGRSWQMSTIQLDFNMPDRFELEYTAADGSRQRPVLIHRALFGSIERFFGVLTEHYAGAFPAWLAPVQVVGIPVADAHIPYLEEVAAQLKSRGVRVEVDASDDRMAKKIVNHTNLKVPFMLLAGDKDAEAGAVSFRFGDRTQINGVPRDEAVEMIVKWIADRNNSVPTAENVKAGAAK, translated from the coding sequence ATGACCGCCGTCGCCAGTTCCGCCCCCGCAGCCCCGATCCGGGTGGCTGCCGGGACCACCGCGGGCGCGGCGGTTCGCGAAGCCGAACTGCCCGGCCGGGGCGCACCCGACGCGATCGTCGTGGTCCGCGATGCCGACGGCCGGCTGCGCGACCTGTCGTGGACCCCGGACACCGATGTCGAGGTGACCCCGGTCGCCGCCGACACCGAAGACGGCCGCAGCGTCATCCGCCACTCGTGCGCGCATGTGCTCGCACAGGCGGTGCAGGACCTGTTCCCGCAGGCGAAACTCGGTATCGGCCCGCCGATCACCGACGGCTTCTACTACGACTTCGACGTGGCGGAGCCGTTCACCCCCGAGGATCTGGAGCGCCTGGAGAAGCGCATGCGCCAGATCATCAAGGACGGGCAGCTGTTCTCCCGCCGCGTCTACGAGTCCAAGGACCAGGCCCGCGAGGAACTGGCCAACGAGCCGTACAAGCTCGAACTCGTCGACGACAAGTCCGGTGACCTGCAGTCATCGGACGAGATCATGGAGATAGGCGGGGACGAATTGACCGCCTACGACAACCTCAACGCCCGCACCAAGGAGCGGGTGTGGGGTGATCTGTGCCGCGGCCCGCACATCCCCACCACCAGGTTCATCCCGGCGTTCAAGCTGACCCGCAGCAGCGCCGCGTACTGGCGTGGCAACCAGAACAACGCGAGCCTGCAGCGCATCTACGGCACCGCATGGGAGTCGCAGGAGGCCCTCGACCGTCACCTCGAGCTCATCGAGGAAGCACAGCGCCGCGACCACCGCAAGCTCGGCGTCGAACTCGACCTGTTCAGCTTCCCCGACGAATTGGGTTCGGGCCTACCGGTTTTCCATCCCCGCGGTGGTGTGGTGCGCCGCGAGCTGGAGGACTACTCGCGGCGTAAGCACCTGGAGGCGGGCTACGAGTTCGTCAACACCCCGCACATCACCAAAGAGCAGCTGTACGTCACCTCCGGACACCTGGAGTGGTACGCCGACGGCATGTTCCCGGCGATGCACATCGACGCCGAGTACGACGCCGACGGGGAGGTGCGCAAGCCCGGGCAGAACTACTACCTCAAGCCGATGAACTGCCCCATGCACCACCTGATCTTCCGGTCGCGTGGGCGGTCGTACCGCGAACTGCCGTTGCGGCTCTTCGAGTTCGGCTCGGTGTACCGCTACGAGAAGTCCGGTGTGGTGCACGGTCTGACCCGGGTGCGCGGCATGACCCAGGACGACGCGCACATCTACGCCACGCGTGAGCAGATGCGTGACGAGCTCACCCGGCTGCTGCAGTTCGTGCTGGACCTGCTCTCCGACTACGGCCTGGACGACTACTACCTGGAGCTGTCCACCAAGGACCCGGAGAAGTACGTCGGCTCCGACGAGATCTGGGACGAGGCCACCGAGACGCTGCGCGAGGTGGCCGAGGCGTCGGGTCTTGACCTGGTGCCGGATCCGGGCGGCGCCGCCTTCTACGGGCCGAAGATCTCGGTGCAGGTCAAGGACGCGCTGGGCCGCAGCTGGCAGATGTCGACGATCCAGCTCGACTTCAACATGCCCGACCGCTTCGAGCTCGAATACACCGCCGCCGATGGCAGCCGCCAGCGCCCGGTGCTGATCCACCGCGCCCTGTTCGGCTCGATCGAGCGGTTCTTCGGCGTCCTCACCGAGCACTACGCGGGCGCGTTCCCGGCGTGGCTGGCCCCGGTGCAGGTGGTGGGTATCCCGGTCGCCGACGCGCACATCCCGTACCTGGAAGAGGTTGCCGCGCAACTGAAGTCGCGCGGTGTGCGGGTGGAGGTCGATGCCAGCGACGACCGGATGGCGAAGAAGATCGTCAACCACACCAATCTGAAGGTGCCGTTCATGCTGCTCGCAGGTGACAAGGATGCGGAGGCAGGCGCCGTGTCGTTCCGCTTCGGCGACCGCACCCAGATCAACGGTGTGCCGCGCGACGAAGCCGTGGAGATGATCGTGAAATGGATCGCCGACCGCAACAATTCGGTGCCCACCGCCGAGAACGTGAAGGCGGGCGCCGCGAAGTGA
- a CDS encoding HIT family protein, which translates to MTGPDERQIVDRGVGEPDHLQRLWTPHRMSYIAEAPMKKRESGSAGSAGSAEPFTDIPELSDEDGLMVARGRRVYAVLNLYPYNPGHLMVVPYRRVSELEDLTDEESSELMAFTQKAIRVIKAVSRPHGFNVGLNLGSSAGGSLAEHLHMHVVPRWGGDANFITIIGGSKVIPQLLKETRQLLADEWVRQDEVEAGNDGKDGKAHTP; encoded by the coding sequence GTGACCGGTCCTGACGAGCGGCAGATCGTGGACCGCGGCGTGGGCGAACCCGATCACCTGCAGCGGTTGTGGACACCGCACCGCATGAGCTACATCGCCGAAGCGCCGATGAAGAAGCGCGAGAGCGGGTCGGCGGGTTCGGCGGGTTCGGCGGAGCCGTTCACCGACATCCCCGAACTGTCCGACGAGGACGGTCTGATGGTGGCGCGTGGCAGGCGGGTCTATGCCGTGCTCAACCTCTACCCGTACAACCCGGGCCACCTCATGGTCGTGCCGTATCGGCGGGTGTCGGAGCTCGAAGACCTCACCGATGAGGAGAGCTCGGAGCTGATGGCCTTCACGCAGAAGGCGATTCGGGTGATCAAGGCGGTGTCGCGCCCGCACGGCTTCAACGTGGGCCTGAACCTCGGGTCCTCGGCGGGCGGCTCGCTGGCCGAACACCTGCACATGCACGTGGTTCCGCGATGGGGCGGCGACGCCAACTTCATCACCATCATCGGCGGCTCGAAGGTCATCCCGCAGCTGTTGAAGGAGACCCGGCAACTGCTGGCCGACGAGTGGGTTCGCCAGGACGAGGTCGAGGCCGGCAACGACGGAAAAGACGGAAAAGCGCACACACCGTGA
- a CDS encoding ABC transporter ATP-binding protein: MSDPALSGDPIATQTSGVRILLDGVTKRYDAKSPAAVDDITIEFPAGEIVMLVGPSGCGKTTTMKMINRLIEPTGGRILIGDDDVTHRDPDGLRRHIGYVIQGAGLFPHYTVGENIAIVPRLLKWDKRRIAERVDELLDLVNLEPAQYRDRHPRELSGGQQQRVGVARALAADPPVLLMDEPFGAVDPITRQHLQDELLRLQDELHKTIVFVTHDFDEAVKVGDRIAILTEGSRIVQYDTPEAVLANPANDFVRGFVGHGAALKQLTLTRVRDVELHEAAVAHVGDDPADAIRTARGIDREHVIVLDRLDRPLRWMSLAELEDTRSLEHVTRDDNLEKVSTASTLNDALDVMLTSSHGVVVVTGRRNSYQGVIRVETIMAAMPDMQTTPTGPAT; encoded by the coding sequence GTGTCTGACCCGGCGCTTTCCGGCGATCCCATCGCCACCCAAACCAGCGGTGTGCGCATCCTGCTCGACGGCGTGACCAAGCGTTACGACGCGAAAAGCCCTGCCGCCGTGGACGACATCACCATCGAGTTCCCTGCGGGCGAGATCGTGATGCTGGTCGGCCCCTCGGGGTGCGGCAAGACCACCACGATGAAGATGATCAACCGCCTGATCGAGCCCACCGGCGGGCGCATCCTGATCGGCGACGACGATGTGACACACCGCGATCCCGACGGACTGCGCCGCCACATCGGCTATGTCATCCAGGGCGCGGGTCTGTTCCCGCACTACACCGTCGGCGAGAACATCGCGATCGTGCCGCGGTTGTTGAAGTGGGACAAGCGACGCATCGCCGAGCGCGTCGACGAACTGCTCGATCTGGTGAACCTCGAGCCCGCGCAGTACCGCGATCGCCATCCGCGCGAACTGTCCGGCGGCCAGCAGCAGCGCGTCGGGGTGGCCAGGGCGCTGGCTGCCGACCCGCCGGTGCTGCTGATGGACGAACCGTTCGGCGCCGTCGATCCCATCACGCGCCAGCACCTGCAGGACGAACTGCTCCGGCTTCAGGATGAACTCCACAAGACCATCGTTTTCGTGACCCACGATTTCGATGAGGCCGTCAAGGTCGGTGACCGGATCGCGATCCTCACCGAAGGATCCCGGATCGTGCAGTACGACACGCCGGAAGCGGTCCTGGCCAATCCGGCCAACGACTTCGTGCGCGGGTTCGTGGGGCACGGTGCGGCGCTCAAACAACTGACCCTCACCCGGGTTCGCGACGTCGAGCTGCACGAGGCGGCCGTCGCACATGTCGGTGATGATCCCGCCGATGCGATCCGTACCGCGCGAGGAATCGACCGTGAGCATGTGATCGTGCTCGATCGGCTTGACCGCCCGCTGCGGTGGATGTCGTTGGCCGAACTCGAAGACACCCGCTCGCTGGAGCACGTCACCCGTGACGACAACCTGGAAAAGGTCAGTACCGCATCGACTCTCAACGATGCGCTGGACGTCATGCTCACATCGTCGCACGGCGTGGTGGTGGTGACCGGGCGGCGCAACTCCTATCAGGGCGTCATCCGGGTCGAGACGATCATGGCCGCCATGCCCGATATGCAGACCACACCAACGGGGCCTGCGACGTGA